The stretch of DNA AAGAAATCAAAGCCGAACCCCCAACCCTGTCGTTGCGAGGAGCGAAGCGACGAAGCAATCTCAGTTTCCGATATTCGTGATGTAAGGCGCCCCCGCCTGACAGGCTAATATCTTTTCGCGCGGTCCGCCGTGGTGGACTGTCGCGCGCCATTGTAGGGGGCAACCCCCTGTGGTTGCCATCTTTGCCCCGTCATCTCTTCCCAGACGCGACGCGGCAATCTTATGTTCTTCAATATTCGTAGATCGATACCATCCGAGGTCTCGACACCTTCCCTTCCCCCTACAAAATCCATAGCAAATCGATGGTAAATCAGACCTCGCATTTCTTTGTATGATGCACACCCAATCCCAACGGCGATGGTTTCTCCACACCGCCCTTAGCTATCTCGGCACGCCCTACATTTGGGGCGGTGATGACCCATCAGGTTTTGACTGTTCGGGCTTTGTACAGGAATGTCTCAAATCGGCAGGGATTTGGCCGAACAATAAGGACGCAACCGCACAGGAGTTAGTAACTTACTTCAAATCCAAGGAGATCGCATCCCCCCATGAAGGCGCAGTGCTTTTTACCATGAACGAAAATTCACTTGCCACACATGTTGTCATCTGTCTCGACGAATATTTCCAAATTGGCGCAAGCGGCGGACGAAGCAGTACAATCTTCGCCCAAATTGCATGGGATACAAATGCTTATATCAAAATCCGAAAGATTGAATTGCCCCCCGGCAAATTCGCGCTGGTCGATCCATTTGCGCCATAAAAAAAGAGAAAAAAATGAGCCATCCAGTTAGGGGCTGGATGGCTCGGGCAGGCAAAAGGGTACCATAAGGACAAGGAATTAATGCCTGAATTTTTATGCAAACTATACAATGATAATTATCGCGCGGAAGTTCCTCATATCTCAAAGCTGTCGTCCAAATTTTCGGCGACCCTAAGAGAGTCATCCGAATGCTGTGTCTTGGTAGTAAGACGAAAGAGCGTTAAAAAAGTTTAATTTAATTTGAAAATAATTCTAACAAATTATCGCGAAAGGACTTTGTGAATGAATTGACAGTGAAACAGAGGTTAATCAGTAAAACTAACCGCGGAGCGCGCGAATAACTTCGCCCGTGTTTGTGACATCCCGAAGTTCCTGACGGATATCTTCGCGCGCCACAAGGGTGGTTAAGGCTTTGAAGGCTTTGAGATACAGCGAGTCATCGTATGGTGGGGCGGCCATTACAAAAAAAAGATGCGTCAACTCTTTATCGGGCGCGTCAAAATCATAGCCCGGGGTCGAGCGTGCGAAACCAATAATAAAATCTTTGGCCTGCAAAGACCTAATGTGCGGCACAGCGACACCATACCCGATTGCTGTGCTGGCTTTGCGCTCGCGGTTGATGAAGTCTGTCAGAAGTTTATTCTGGTTGCCGATTTTGGCGCCGAAATTCAGCAGCCCGACCAATTCAGCGAGAATCGATTCTTTGCTTCGCTGAAGCCATTTCTCGCGCGAGCTGTCTTCGATGTAAGGCTCGACGATTGTTTCCATCTCGAGTTTAACAAGGTCTTCGGTGATGTATCGCGCAAGGTTCATGGGGCCATTATAATTGCCACTTGACCTTAAGGAAATAAAAGATGTGATTGAATTAAAGAAACAATGCAAATTTTGGGAAAAATGCCATTCTCGGAGATTGGATTTAGAATTTTTCCAGGTTGAAATGAAAATTTTCAATAATACTTCATACTTTGTTTGATATATATGCGTCTATTAAGTATAAAAATGAATCTCTTCTCAGTATCGAGGACAACGATGAAAAAAGTAATTCGCTGTGTGGCTGCGCTATCGTTGATAGCCTGCTTGGTTAATTTACCCGCTGGAAATATTCTTGCAACTCCACCATCAGACAAACCTGTTCATGTAACTCTCGAAGCAGAGGGTACGTTTGAGGCAGGGCGTCCAGCTACGTTGAAGCTGGTTTATCGTCGAGATGAAAGTATTTCCTCGTTTAACCTTGTCAAAGTTACAGTGGAGCCATTGGGTAAAACGGTTGTCCATAGCAAAACCGAGTGGCAGAGCGATTTTAGTTCATCCGAGGAGTTTGAAGAGCTAATCACGCTGACTATTCCACACGGAGAGACAAGCGGAGTTTTCATTATCTTTTACTTCGGTAAATTCCGATGGCCTCATGTAAAATCGTTTGTCTCAACTGGTGACACCATTGAAATTCATAAAGGTGATATAACGAAGGATCCACCTCCATTCGACGACCTCTTTGGGGACAGCGCTCTGGGAATTAAAGGCAAGCCTCCTCGCAATGCAGCGGAAAGTTCATATTTTTTTCCTCCTCCCCCACCGCCGCCTTTCGTCAATCCGGATGATACCAATTGGCTCATAATTGACAGTATGAATGCGGTTTGGATAGGCGGTGATCGCCCATCAACCCGACCGGCCGATTCAGTACGGCTTAACCGATCAAAAGCCGATAAGTTGCGCGATGAAATGAAAGAAAAGGAGAAGACACCCTTAGATAGTTTGGACAGCGAGGTTTACGAAATAGACGGTGAGTACTTCCACCGGTTGAGAGGCGAATATAAGTTTCGGCACACTCCCGGGATCACCGACATTAAAGCCCATCACCAACACAGGTATGACTCGCTGTTGGCGGCCCATCCTGACCCTAAGCTGTATGATTTCATTTTTGACTTACGAGATTCAGGCAACTACCGCTTTGCCGAGTCGCTTATCACGAAGCTTGAGCCAACCGACAGCGTCGGACTTTACCGAGCGTTAGTCACGAGAAAGACCCTCAATGAACTTCACAAGAAGGGAATTAAGTTTAAACAGGGGCCAGAGCTTTTGCGCCAAGAGGCGGAACAGATGGAACGTCGTCACCAGGAAGTAAGACGACTAGACTCGCTTCGATACGAAGAGCCTGATTCAATACAAAGAAACAGTGAATCGCAATTAGATAATGAAACGCAATCGACTATTTACCTTGAGGGATTCGAGGGTTTTTTTCCGGGGGATTGGACAGTATTTGATGAGGAACCTACAGGCGGGTATACCTACTGGGGGAAAGTATCAGGTATAAAATACACCGGAAGTTCTTCCGTTTGGTGCAACGGAACAGGTGTCTCTCCACTTGAGGGCTACTCTAACTGGATGGATGCCTGAATGCGAATGACTACACCACGACCATTTCTTCGAACAGTAGTTCAAGTTTTACCCCTCTTATTCTAAAACAACTTCCATGATCGTGAGGCTTACCGAAACTCTTCGAATGCAGCGTCTTATAGGCTCCAATACGAATATCAAACATTATAAGGCCGTCCTCAATCCCTTTCAGAAATTTGTCGAAATTCAAGTCAAGGTAGAAAATCGCGGAAGTATAATGAAAATATTCAAAGTCGCCTACTTTCTTCGAGTCAGCTCTTACGAAAAGCATCGCTCGTAATTTGTCACTTATACGCTGTCTGAGGTCTTCAAATGTCCAATATATCTCAGTAGACTCAAGACTCTGGTTTTTAATACTTTTGATCTGTAGCAGGACGCGATGAATAGATCTGTCTACCTTTAATCCGAAGCTATAACCTCCTATATGTGAGTTGAAACAATTACCAAAGCATGATGTATGAAGGACTTTTAAAGCAGGGAATGTTTTATCCGGAGTGCCAAACTTGCCAGTTAAAGTAGCGTTTACTTTTGCAGGGAATGAGGGGGACTTGGTAAAAATTGTAACGTAAGAGTTGGATCGTGCACGCTGGCTCTTAACTTCAATGCCCTCAAAGTCAGGATTCTTCTTATTATTTTCAGTGATTCCTAAATGATACTCGAAAGTAAATCCAATGCCCGTGTTGTTACTTCGCAAAGACTGAACAAACCCTAGGGCTTTGATTCGCTGAAATTCCTTTAAGAGATTTTCCTTATTTACCATCTTTAAGAGGTCTTGAAGGCAAAAAGTCTTTTGGGCTACAGTCAAAGAATCGGCTTAATTTATTAATGTGGGAGAGATTGTACTTGGCGGTATGTTTTGGACTTTCAATTTTGCCTATAAAGCCAGGAGAAACATTTAGAACTTCTGCGAGGTCAGCCTGAGTCATTCCGGACTTTTCCCGCATATCTCTAACGGCTTGTATCACAAATTTTTCTATGGGCGTCACTTTTTGTATCACAGCTATTGCCAAACTAACCTAAATTTGTTAATCTGTCACTTACCTATAGGTAAGCACATTTGAAGGGATGAATCACTTGCTCGAGAGTTTGGTCAGCACAGAAAAAAAGTATGCCGATCCATTGTGGGATTTTAGGTCTGCTGATACAAAGCGCCACACCCATTGTTTCCATAATTATCCAGCGATGATGATTCCACAAATCGCTGGCGCACTATTGGACAAATATGGGGCTGGTGCAAAGCTACTGTTCGATCCGTATTGCGGATCAGGGACCTCACTGGTCGAGGCGAGTCTCAGAGGTATAGATTCGGTAGGAACAGATATAAACCCGCTTGCTCGACTAATGTCTTCAGCTAAAACCAGCTTTTTGCCCATAGACGAGTTAGACGGTTTGATTACTGAGTTTGGGGATATGATCTTCTGTTTGGGCTTCTCATGCGAAAAGGATTTGAAACCCACTTTACCAAACTTTAGGAACATTGATTTTTGGTTCTCACCTATTGTTAAGATGAAGCTAGCTCACGTATTGCAGTTTATTGGCACCATTGAGGATATTGGTATTCAGAGTTTCTTTAAGGTTTGTTTTAGCGAAACAATAAGAAAAGCATCATGGACACGAAATGGTGAGTTTAAGCTTTATCGTATTACTGAAAAGCAAAGAGAAATTTTTGACCCTGATGTCTTTAAAATTATGGTGGCAAATCTTTATCGAGCACGAAATGGATTAAAGAGTTATATGTATGATGCAAAGGGTAGAACCGCCGCCAAAGTGTTTGGATTCAACACGGTCGAAGGTATTCCTGACAATGTCCTGCAAAGGGAGTCCGTCGATATTATTGTGACATCTCCACCATATGGCGATTCTCGAACGACTGTTGCTTACGGTCAGTATTCACGATTGTCATTAGAGTGGCTCGGCTTTGAAGACGCGGGCAAGATTGATTCCATGTTAATGGGTGGTAAGAAACCCAATAATTCCGAAAAATTCAAGACATATTATCTTTCTGAAATTGTATCAACCTTGTCAAGTAAAGATCCGAAGCGCACGGAAGATGTGATTTCATTCTACAAAGACTATGAGGCTTCGATTTCGCATGTGGCTCCTTTGCTGAAGAAAGGTGGAATTTCTTGCTATGTTGTCGGAAATCGAAAAGTTAAAGGACTCGTCTTACCAACAGATGAAATAACCGTTGAGCTCTTTAAAACTAGAGGATTTTCTCATCTCGAGACGATAATTAGAAACATACCAAATAAGCGGATGCCCAGTAGGAATAGTCCTTCTAATGTAACTGGTGAACTTGAAGACACCATGACTCAGGAATTTATCGTAGTTATGCGAAAAGACTAATTGCAAACGTGAGCTTGGTCGGGTCGTTTTCTTTCAACTTCCCCCCCTCTTGACTTCCTTCCCCCAACGCTATATTATATAGCTTGAATATGCCCTACCAGAATGTCACGTCAGATAACCTTAATTAATTCGGCATTGTGTCGATAATCAATTACATGCCAAATAGTTATCGAGGATTTAGTGCCCCACTTTTCCGAACTTAAACGAACCCACAATTGCGGCGAACTCCGCCCTGACAAAGTCGGTAAGGCTGTCCGACTGAATGGCTGGGTCAATACATATAGAAACCTCGGCGGATTACTTTTTCTTGATTTGCGCGATAGATACGGTATCACCCAAGTCGTTATCAATCCTGATACTTTCGACAAGCAAATGCTCATCGAAGCCGAGCGGACCCGGTCTGAATTTGTCGTGGCTGTCACCGGCCATGTTCGCAAACGCCCCGATGGAACCGCCAATCCCAAACTTATGACCGGCGAGATCGATGTTGTGGCCGACAGTTTCCACATTCTCTCCGAATCGAAAACGCCCCCTTTTGAGATTACTGAAAAATCCACCGCCAACGAGCAATTGCGCCTTGAGTACCGGTATCTGGACTTGCGCCGGAAACCGCTTCAGGACAATCTGCGTTTACGCCATCAGGTGGCCCTTGCAGTAAGAAATTATCTCAGTTCAGTCGGTTTCTATGAAATAGAGACGCCTCTGCTTATGCGTTCCACGCCCGAAGGCGCGCGCGATTACGTTGTGCCAAGCCGCACCTTGCGCGGTAAATTCTACGCCCTCCCGCAATCTCCGCAACTGCTCAAACAGATTCTAATGGTCTCCGGATTCGATAAATATTTCCAACTTGCGCGATGTCTTCGCGATGAAGACCTTCGCGCTGACCGTCAGCCTGAGCACACCCAGATCGATCTTGAGATGTCTTATGTCACGCCATCCGATGTCTGGGATGTTGTCGAAGGAATGCTGGCGTATGTCTATAAGAATGTGCTGGGGATAACGATTGAAACCCCGTTTCTAAGACTTGATTATGACGAAGTGATGAAACGATGGGGGATAGACAAACCCGATTTACGTTTAGGAATGGAGATTGTCGATCTTTCGTCATTGGTGAAGGATTCCACTTTTGCTCTCTTTGCCGACAATGTGAAAAATGGCGGGGTGGTGAAGGGGATTGTGCTCAAAGGGGGCGGTTCATATTCACGCAAACAGATCGATGACCTGACTGTCAAAGCGAAAGAATTCGGAGCGGGGGGATTGGCGTATGTCCTTCGCACAGGAGGAGAGTACAAATCACCGATCGCAAAGTTTCTCGGCTACGAGACGATTAAATCCTTGTGCGCCCATGCCAAAACCGAAGACGGCGACGCGCTTTTTATCGTGTCAGACAAATCATATAGGGCCGAGTCAATCCTCGGTCAACTGCGGCTTAACCTTGGCCGGGAACATGGTATGATCAAACACGGAGAGTATAAGTTTTTATGGGTTACTCATTTCCCATTGCTTGATTATAATGCCGAGACAAAGGGATGGGATGCTATGCACAATATTGTTTCGCATCCGGTTGAAGCCGACCTTGCGCTAATAGACGAGGGGCTGACATCGAAGCTCGACGGATCAGACCTGAATCATCCGTGGCGCCGGGTCAAAGCCTTGCAGTATGATATCGTCATCAACGGTTCTGAGATAGGCTCGGGGGGACAACGCATCAATCGGCGAGATTTACAGGAAAAAATACTGAAGATTCTTGGAATTGACGCTCAGCGCGCCGACAGAATGTTCGGTTTTCTTTTGCGTGCGCTCGAGTACGGTGCGCCTCCGCACGCCGGAATTGGAATGGGACTAGATCGTCTTATCTCCATTATCGCTGGTTGCGATTCAATCCGAGATGTTATAGCTTTTCCGAAGACCGCCAATGGAAGCTCACCGATGGATAACTCGCCATCGTACATAGAACAGCATCAACTCGATGAACTTGGTATAATAATAAAAGCGGAGGTGGAGGCTACAGCCGTATTATGCTCACAAACACGGGAGAAGTAAAACTACGCTCATTCAGCGTACAAGGAATCGATCAGCGGCTTCTTTTTGGCCAGAACGATATTTTCCTCAGGCTTATAGAATCACGTTTTCACTCAAAAATAATAGCCCGAGGAGATAAAATTGTTCTTGAAGGTTCACCCACTGAGATAGACCAGCTTCTGCGACTGCTCGGAGATTTAGTCACCCGGCTCAAACAAGGTGATAACATCACCGAACAGTATGTCAACTACGCCATCAGCATGGTCAAAGAGAACGGTCATGGTCCGGCAACTGATATTTCAACTGAGGGCCTTCTCACCAGCGCGCTCAAAAAAGTTATAAAGCCAAAAACAGTCGGCCAGACAAAATATGTCGAAGCCGTAGATGAAAACGATCTGGTTTTTGCCATAGGCCCCGCCGGAACCGGCAAGACCTATCTTGCAGTTGCGATGGCTGTCGCTGAACTCAAAGCAAAACGAGTCAATCGGATTGTCTTTACCCGTCCCGCCGTCGAAGCCGGTGAATCGCTTGGATTTCTGCCGGGGGACATTCGCGCCAAAGTTGATCCGTATCTTCGGCCGGTTTATGACGCGCTCTATGATATGCTCCAGCCTGAGAAGATACGAAACTTATTAGAGATTGGCGTTATCGAGATTGCGCCTTTGGCATTTATGCGAGGCCGCACGCTCAACGAGGCCTTTGTGGTATTGGACGAAGCGCAGAATACAACGAGCGCTCAGATGAAAATGTTTCTGACCCGAATAGGGGAGAAATCCAAAGCCGTTATCACCGGTGATGTCACACAGATTGATTTGGATGAGCGGCACACATCGGGTCTGGTGACTGTGCAGAAAATCCTCAAAGGGGTCGAAGGTATTGAATTCATGTATCTGACTGAAAAGGATGTCGTGCGTCACCGGCTCGTACAAAGCATCATTAAAGCCTATGAGAAGCATGAGAAACCACGGCGGAAGGAGTAGGCGGCCTGCTGGGGCAATCGCCGTATGTTTTCACTCTTACTGAGAGCCCGACGGGGCATCAAGAGACTGCTGAAAGTACAGAGCCTGAATCGACGGAAAGAAGCTCCGGGGATTCGTTCAAAGGCTCTCAAGTACGGCATGCTTGCGTTTTTTTCAATCGCCATTGGTGTTCTCTATCCCGGTCAGTCGCTTTTTGACCCGCTTGATATTCCACGCGAGGGAGAGACTGCCGCCGAGGAAATTACCGCTCCGTTTCAAATCGTCATCAACAAAACCGAACGGGAACTCAGGGCCGAAGAAAATGAAATCAAGTCAAATATCCTTCACATTGTCGACCATGATTCGACAGTTCTTCCACGCATATTAGATTCACTTGCTCTTTTTATTGAGACGGTAAGGGGCGCCCGGAATAAATTTGGAGAATCTTCGTATACATCCGCCCAGGTAGACAGTATTGCGGCAATATTCCCCGATATAAGCTTATCTGCGATACGCAACTCAATGGACCCGGCATTTAATCTCGAAAATTTGCTACTTACTCTGAGTGAGATTTTTCAGACGGAAATCTATGAAGCGGGAGTTTTGCGAAGTGTCGCGGCGCTCTCTGATTATCGTCAGCGTTCAATTATCTTCCGCCGTGGGGAGCGTGAGATGGTTCTTCTCAAAGATAAGCTACTTGACTTGCCGCTCGGAAATGCGAGACTGCTCACAGAACTCAACCGGCGCGCTCCGATAGATTCCTTTACTGTTGAAGATTACTATCTCATTGGCCGGGCATTTATAGAGCCTGATGCTTTTGTCAACTCTGACGAATACACCGAGCGGGTGGGAAATGAGCTTTCGGTGCGCTCTCCAGTACGTGAGACGATTTATTCTGGCGATATCATTGTACCGATCAGAGGACGAGTAACCGAACGGCAGGAAAATATTCTTCGCGAGATGGTGCGTTTACAGCGAAGTCATGCCGTCAGCGAAGGATGGTGGGTACCGTACTTGCCAGCTCTGGCACGAGTCGTGCTGGTTTTTGCGATCTTTGGCGGTCTCTTTCTTTTTTTGAATCATTTCAGACAGGACATTTTTTATTCAAATCAGAAACTCCTTGCATTGCTTTTGGTGTTTGTCCTGCAGCTGTCTCTTGTGTTTGTCGTCAATCATGCCGCAGAAGCCCTCTCTATCACCTCCATTTATATTCTGCCGGTAGCCGTCCTACCGGTCATTGTCGCGATACTCTTCGACGCCGAAGTCGGTATACTCTCGGTGGTTGCGCTCGCAATGTTGCTGGGCATCATGCATAGATTCTCCTTTCCCATAACATTATTAACGGTGGTGGTCGGCGCCTTTGCCGCCTATAGCTCGCATTCGGTACGCAAGAGGGCGCATGCCTTTCGGATAATGCTTCTGGCAGTGTTCGGCTATTTCCTTGTGATACTGATAGTTGAAAGCCTTCGGATCGGCGCTCACGAGGAATTGCTTGGCGAAATGCTCTACGGTTTTATCATTGCCGTGATTAGTGTGCCGCTCGCGATTTTTCTTTTCCTCCCATTTTTTGAATCACTGTTTGGCTTCACGACTGATATAAAGTTGCTTGAGTTGTCCGATCTCAACCATCCCTTGCTCAAGCGATTGGCGATTGAGGCGCCGGGGACATACCACCATTCTATAATTGTCAGTAATCTTACCGAAGCCGCAGCCAAGTCAATCGGCGGTAATCCTCTTCTGGCGCAGGTCGGGGCGTATTATCATGATATTGGCAAGATTGAGATTCCGGAGTACTTTGTGGAAAATCAGTTGGGAGTTAAATCCAAGCATGAGTCGCTTTCGCCTTCGATGTCAGCTCTAGTTCTTGTAAG from Candidatus Zixiibacteriota bacterium encodes:
- the aspS gene encoding aspartate--tRNA ligase translates to MPHFSELKRTHNCGELRPDKVGKAVRLNGWVNTYRNLGGLLFLDLRDRYGITQVVINPDTFDKQMLIEAERTRSEFVVAVTGHVRKRPDGTANPKLMTGEIDVVADSFHILSESKTPPFEITEKSTANEQLRLEYRYLDLRRKPLQDNLRLRHQVALAVRNYLSSVGFYEIETPLLMRSTPEGARDYVVPSRTLRGKFYALPQSPQLLKQILMVSGFDKYFQLARCLRDEDLRADRQPEHTQIDLEMSYVTPSDVWDVVEGMLAYVYKNVLGITIETPFLRLDYDEVMKRWGIDKPDLRLGMEIVDLSSLVKDSTFALFADNVKNGGVVKGIVLKGGGSYSRKQIDDLTVKAKEFGAGGLAYVLRTGGEYKSPIAKFLGYETIKSLCAHAKTEDGDALFIVSDKSYRAESILGQLRLNLGREHGMIKHGEYKFLWVTHFPLLDYNAETKGWDAMHNIVSHPVEADLALIDEGLTSKLDGSDLNHPWRRVKALQYDIVINGSEIGSGGQRINRRDLQEKILKILGIDAQRADRMFGFLLRALEYGAPPHAGIGMGLDRLISIIAGCDSIRDVIAFPKTANGSSPMDNSPSYIEQHQLDELGIIIKAEVEATAVLCSQTREK
- a CDS encoding HDIG domain-containing protein, which produces MFSLLLRARRGIKRLLKVQSLNRRKEAPGIRSKALKYGMLAFFSIAIGVLYPGQSLFDPLDIPREGETAAEEITAPFQIVINKTERELRAEENEIKSNILHIVDHDSTVLPRILDSLALFIETVRGARNKFGESSYTSAQVDSIAAIFPDISLSAIRNSMDPAFNLENLLLTLSEIFQTEIYEAGVLRSVAALSDYRQRSIIFRRGEREMVLLKDKLLDLPLGNARLLTELNRRAPIDSFTVEDYYLIGRAFIEPDAFVNSDEYTERVGNELSVRSPVRETIYSGDIIVPIRGRVTERQENILREMVRLQRSHAVSEGWWVPYLPALARVVLVFAIFGGLFLFLNHFRQDIFYSNQKLLALLLVFVLQLSLVFVVNHAAEALSITSIYILPVAVLPVIVAILFDAEVGILSVVALAMLLGIMHRFSFPITLLTVVVGAFAAYSSHSVRKRAHAFRIMLLAVFGYFLVILIVESLRIGAHEELLGEMLYGFIIAVISVPLAIFLFLPFFESLFGFTTDIKLLELSDLNHPLLKRLAIEAPGTYHHSIIVSNLTEAAAKSIGGNPLLAQVGAYYHDIGKIEIPEYFVENQLGVKSKHESLSPSMSALVLVSHVKKGRQLGEEANIPDDVLNFIEEHHGTMVMSYFYNKALEMGADKNSMDEFRYPGPRPQTRETGIAMLADAVEASSRTLEDPKPARIDSLIQKIIDDRFKSGELDECPLTLKDLAKIKEAFAQILVAAFHHRVRYPKEQQPD
- a CDS encoding DNA methyltransferase; translated protein: MNHLLESLVSTEKKYADPLWDFRSADTKRHTHCFHNYPAMMIPQIAGALLDKYGAGAKLLFDPYCGSGTSLVEASLRGIDSVGTDINPLARLMSSAKTSFLPIDELDGLITEFGDMIFCLGFSCEKDLKPTLPNFRNIDFWFSPIVKMKLAHVLQFIGTIEDIGIQSFFKVCFSETIRKASWTRNGEFKLYRITEKQREIFDPDVFKIMVANLYRARNGLKSYMYDAKGRTAAKVFGFNTVEGIPDNVLQRESVDIIVTSPPYGDSRTTVAYGQYSRLSLEWLGFEDAGKIDSMLMGGKKPNNSEKFKTYYLSEIVSTLSSKDPKRTEDVISFYKDYEASISHVAPLLKKGGISCYVVGNRKVKGLVLPTDEITVELFKTRGFSHLETIIRNIPNKRMPSRNSPSNVTGELEDTMTQEFIVVMRKD
- a CDS encoding helix-turn-helix transcriptional regulator, producing the protein MIQKVTPIEKFVIQAVRDMREKSGMTQADLAEVLNVSPGFIGKIESPKHTAKYNLSHINKLSRFFDCSPKDFLPSRPLKDGK
- a CDS encoding PhoH family protein, which encodes MLTNTGEVKLRSFSVQGIDQRLLFGQNDIFLRLIESRFHSKIIARGDKIVLEGSPTEIDQLLRLLGDLVTRLKQGDNITEQYVNYAISMVKENGHGPATDISTEGLLTSALKKVIKPKTVGQTKYVEAVDENDLVFAIGPAGTGKTYLAVAMAVAELKAKRVNRIVFTRPAVEAGESLGFLPGDIRAKVDPYLRPVYDALYDMLQPEKIRNLLEIGVIEIAPLAFMRGRTLNEAFVVLDEAQNTTSAQMKMFLTRIGEKSKAVITGDVTQIDLDERHTSGLVTVQKILKGVEGIEFMYLTEKDVVRHRLVQSIIKAYEKHEKPRRKE
- a CDS encoding PTS sugar transporter subunit IIA, encoding MNLARYITEDLVKLEMETIVEPYIEDSSREKWLQRSKESILAELVGLLNFGAKIGNQNKLLTDFINRERKASTAIGYGVAVPHIRSLQAKDFIIGFARSTPGYDFDAPDKELTHLFFVMAAPPYDDSLYLKAFKALTTLVAREDIRQELRDVTNTGEVIRALRG
- a CDS encoding NlpC/P60 family protein, yielding MMHTQSQRRWFLHTALSYLGTPYIWGGDDPSGFDCSGFVQECLKSAGIWPNNKDATAQELVTYFKSKEIASPHEGAVLFTMNENSLATHVVICLDEYFQIGASGGRSSTIFAQIAWDTNAYIKIRKIELPPGKFALVDPFAP
- a CDS encoding MvaI/BcnI family restriction endonuclease; translation: MVNKENLLKEFQRIKALGFVQSLRSNNTGIGFTFEYHLGITENNKKNPDFEGIEVKSQRARSNSYVTIFTKSPSFPAKVNATLTGKFGTPDKTFPALKVLHTSCFGNCFNSHIGGYSFGLKVDRSIHRVLLQIKSIKNQSLESTEIYWTFEDLRQRISDKLRAMLFVRADSKKVGDFEYFHYTSAIFYLDLNFDKFLKGIEDGLIMFDIRIGAYKTLHSKSFGKPHDHGSCFRIRGVKLELLFEEMVVV